Sequence from the Ereboglobus luteus genome:
TGAACCACGGTAAAAAAGGCATCTTTGCCCAGCGCCGCGACGGCCGCGTCGCCGCCATGCAGTTTCTCTACGCCTGGAGCCTCAACACGCCCGCGAACCTCGCGCAGGACCTGCACGTGTTTTTCCAATCGCAACAAAACCCCCGCGAGCATTACGCGTTTGGCGAGGAGCTCATCAATGGCGTTATCGAAAACCTCGGCGAGATCGATGCCCGCATCAAGGAGTTCGCGCACAACTGGGAGTTCGACCGCATCGCGCGCATCGACCTCGCGATCTTGCGCATGGCGATTTTCGAGATGACGCACCGCAAGGACATCCCGCCCATCGTCTCCATCAACGAGGCCATCGACCTCTCGAAACAATTTTCCACGCACGATTCAAAACGCTTCATCAACGGCATCCTCGACCGGCTTAAAGACCAGCTCGGACGCGACGCCCGAAAAGCCGGGTGATTTTGAAAGGCTGAAAGACTGAAGGGCTGAAAGGCTGAAAAAGAAAATCAAAGGCCGGAGCGCCAGAACGCCGGATTCCGCCCCTTTCCGCATCTTAAATTTGAATCTTCAACCTAAAACACTCACCGGCG
This genomic interval carries:
- the nusB gene encoding transcription antitermination factor NusB, producing MNHGKKGIFAQRRDGRVAAMQFLYAWSLNTPANLAQDLHVFFQSQQNPREHYAFGEELINGVIENLGEIDARIKEFAHNWEFDRIARIDLAILRMAIFEMTHRKDIPPIVSINEAIDLSKQFSTHDSKRFINGILDRLKDQLGRDARKAG